A genomic stretch from Hemicordylus capensis ecotype Gifberg chromosome 1, rHemCap1.1.pri, whole genome shotgun sequence includes:
- the NEUROD1 gene encoding neurogenic differentiation factor 1, giving the protein MTKSYSETGLMGEPQPQGPPSWTDDCLSSQDEEHEADKKEEDLEAMHAEAEVDSLRNGEEEEEDDDLEEEEEEEEEEEEEEEEDDDQKPKRRGPKKKKMTKARLERFKLRRMKANARERNRMHGLNAALDNLRKVVPCYSKTQKLSKIETLRLAKNYIWALSEILRSGKSPDLVSFVQTLCKGLSQPTTNLVAGCLQLNPRTFLPEQSQDMPPHMQPASASFPGHPIPYPYQSPGLPSPPYGTMDSSHLFHVKAPHSYGAALEPFFESALADCTSPSFDGPLSPPLSINGNFSFKHEPSNEFEKNYAFTMHYPAASLAGPAGHASIFSCTASRCEIPIDNLMPYESHSHHERVMSAQLNAIFHD; this is encoded by the coding sequence ATGACCAAATCGTACAGTGAGACCGGGCTGATGGGGGAGCCCCAGCCGCAAGGTCCCCCTAGCTGGACTGACGACTGCCTCAGCTCCCAAGACGAGGAGCACGAGGCCGACAAGAAAGAGGAAGATCTGGAAGCTATGCATGCCGAGGCTGAGGTGGACTCGCTGAGAAAcggcgaggaagaggaggaagacgaTGAcctagaggaagaggaggaggaggaggaagaagaggaggaggaagaggaggaagacgaCGATCAAAAGCCCAAGAGGCGAGgtccgaagaagaagaagatgaccaaaGCACGGCTGGAGAGGTTCAAGCTGAGGCGCATGAAGGCGAACGCCCGAGAGCGGAACCGCATGCACGGGCTCAACGCGGCCCTGGACAACCTGCGCAAGGTGGTGCCCTGCTACTCGAAGACGCAGAAGCTGTCCAAGATCGAGACGCTGCGCCTGGCCAAGAACTACATTTGGGCCCTCTCCGAGATCCTGCGCTCGGGCAAGAGCCCGGATCTGGTCTCCTTCGTGCAGACCCTCTGCAAAGGCTTGTCGCAGCCCACCACCAACCTGGTGGCCGGCTGCCTGCAGCTCAACCCGCGGACTTTCCTGCCGGAGCAGAGCCAGGACATGCCGCCCCACATGCAGCCCGCCAGTGCTTCCTTCCCGGGGCATCCCATTCCCTACCCCTACCAGTCGCCTGGGCTTCCCAGTCCGCCGTAcggcaccatggacagctcccacCTCTTCCACGTCAAGGCGCCGCACTCCTACGGGGCTGCCCTGGAGCCTTTCTTCGAGAGCGCCCTGGCCGACTGCACCAGCCCTTCCTTCGACGGGCCCCTGAGCCCGCCGCTCAGCATCAACGGGAACTTCTCTTTCAAACACGAACCTTCCAACGAGTTTGAGAAAAACTATGCCTTTACCATGCACTATCCCGCGGCTAGCCTGGCGGGGCCCGCCGGCCATGCCTCCATCTTCTCGTGCACCGCCTCGCGCTGCGAGATCCCCATCGACAACCTCATGCCCTACGAGAGTCATTCCCATCACGAGCGTGTCATGAGTGCCCAACTCAATGCCATATTTCACGATTAA